The Candidatus Eisenbacteria bacterium nucleotide sequence ATGGTGCGGCGACGACTTCCGCGGCAAGGGGGAGGAGTTGGAGGGGCACTTCTTCTGCAGCATCGATTGCCTACAAGAATGGAAGAAGGACGTGCATGGTTCGGCGGAAGTCACCAGCCCGAAGACTCCCGGAGCGGAGGGAGAGGATTAACGGGATCGGCCCCTTCACGAAACCGGTGAAACGCTATCCGACAAATGGGCGCGTAGCGGCGGCGGCGATCGCCGCCGCCCTCGCCCTGCTCTCCTGCGGAGGAGAGCCTCCACCGCGGCCGAACATCCTTCTCGTCAGCATCGAGTCGCTTCGCGCCGACCACGTCGGTTGTTACGGCTATGGGCGTCCGACCACGCCGAATGTGGACCGGCTCGCCCGCGAGGGAACGGTCTATCGCCACGCCTTCTCGCAAACCAGCTGGACCCTCACCTCCCACGCCACACTCTTCACCGGTCTCTACCCCACCGCGCACGGTGTGATCGAGCCGCGCCACAGGCTGGGCGATTCCTATCGCACTCTCGCCGAGACGCTCGCCGAGCGGGGTTATCAGTGCGCCGGCTTCGCGAGCGGCCCCTTCCTGCGAACCCCCTACAACCTGCATCAGGGTTTCGAGATCTGGGACGACAGCCCCGCCGCTCCCGACCAGGAGAGCGCCCACGCGGACATCACCAATCCGCGGATGGAGGGGCTGCTGACCTCGTTCCTCGAAGAGGACCGCGATCCGAACCGACCCTTCTTCCTCTTCGCCTATCTGTGGGACGTGCACTACGATTTTCTCCCTCCCCCTCCCTTCGACACGCTCTTCGTCCCCGAGGACGCCGAGCCGATCGACGCGACCAGCTTCGAGACGAACCCGCTGATCCACCCGGCGATGGACTCCGCGGCCCTCC carries:
- a CDS encoding sulfatase: MKRYPTNGRVAAAAIAAALALLSCGGEPPPRPNILLVSIESLRADHVGCYGYGRPTTPNVDRLAREGTVYRHAFSQTSWTLTSHATLFTGLYPTAHGVIEPRHRLGDSYRTLAETLAERGYQCAGFASGPFLRTPYNLHQGFEIWDDSPAAPDQESAHADITNPRMEGLLTSFLEEDRDPNRPFFLFAYLWDVHYDFLPPPPFDTLFVPEDAEPIDATSFETNPLIHPAMDSAALRWIVAQYDGEIRCTDELLGRLWDRMRSLGLWENTVIVVTADHGEEFFEHGDKGHKKNLFVETLHVPLVVKWADGRPAASDDRLAGLLDLFPTLARLGGGGPGDEPQGIDLNEPARGPEDPLFHELVTTFYGRGAAGRMEKRGEQWWAVRRGDYKLVSAPDRRMNLLFDAAADPRELHPIETERPELLERYLRLLAPWQSRMRAVAERHGEAESVRLSEEERERLEALGYVK